CTGTTGTGTCTTGCGTGGTCAGTGCTGCCAGCCCCGTGGTGCCATGGTCAGTGCCGCCAGCCCCGTTGTGTCATGGTCAGTGCCGCCAGCCCCGTTGTGTCATGGTCAGTGCGCCGTGTCTTGGCGGTGTCATCTCAGTGAAAACAAACTTGCACTGCTCCCTAACGTCCCCACACTGAGGAACAAGGCCATTAAGTAGCTCTGCCTCATGAAGTGTCCCCTGTACATATCTACCGTCTCCTTCACCCGAAAGGAATGACAGTTGTGCTAGAGTCTGCAGACTCTGATTTGATGCGTCGTTTTGCAGACTCCATTCTACATTTCTTGTGTGGAGACTTCGTTGAGAAATTGTCGCAGTTTTGTAGTTCGCCAGAAGACGCAGACGTTCTCGCATTGCATGACGTTTGCGGTGCTTATGTAACAACTTCCGGATAGGGTTTTCCCCGATGTCAAGAGTGACAATCTGCATGTTACATTTTTTTGCGCAGGAGGTGAGAACGAAACGTATGACAGAACTTCAAGTTGCCTTGGCTACCCTTTCTGGTGGAGCGGTGGGTTTTGCTCTGGGGCTGCTCGGAGGCGGCGGATCGATTCTGGCAGTTCCATTGTTGTTATACGTCGTCGGTATTCATGACGTACACGTGGTGATTGGCAGTACGGCCATGGCCGTCGCGGTAAATGCCTACTTTAATCTAATCCCTCATGCGAAATCGGGACACGTGCGATGGAAACCAGCAATCTGGTTCGCGGTGTTCGGGGTCATGGGGACGACACTCGGGTCCCTTGTGGGGAAACTTGTGCCTTCAAGAGATATCTTGTTCTTGTTTGCAATTTTAATGCTCGTCATGGCTTATAAAATGGCCAGGAAACGTGCTCCAGAAAGCCATCACGACAACGCGTCAGCAGAAAGTGGGCACGTTCCATCCCTCCGCTTTGTTCGACTCATCGTCAGTGCCTTGACTGTAGGTGTGCTGTCTGGGTTTTTCGGCATTGGCGGAGGATTCTTGATTGTTCCGGCACTCATGTATGCTGCGGACCTTTCGATGATAGAAGCCGTCGGAACTTCACTATTTTCTGTCGGCAGTTTCGGGCTTACTACGGCAGTGAGCTACGGGGTGTCCGGGCTGGTGCATTGGGGAATTGTGGTGCCGTTCATTCTCGGTGGGGCAGTTGGTGGAATCCTCGGAACGATGACAGCAGCGCGTTTCGGCAAGCAAAAGCGAACCTTAAACAACGTCTTTTCCGGTGTGATTGCGGTCGTCGCGGTGTACATGTTTGTCATGAGTATCCAAGCCTTGTACACCCATATCGCGTAAAAAAGTTGTGTTTGAACGGAAAGGAGAGCTGATGTATGAGCAGCAAGTCACATTATACGGTCATCATCGTCGGCGGCGGCACAGGCGGCATCACTACGGCTGCCCGGTTGCTCAGAGAGAGCGGGGGGTTGTACAACGAGATCGCCATTATTGATCCCTCTGACAAACATTATTACCAACCCCTGTGGACATTGGTCGGCGGCGGTGAAGTGGAAGCCAAGGTTACGGAGCGCGATGAGGCGTCTGTGATTCCGGACGGCGCGAATTGGATTCAAGATGCGGTGGTTGCTTTCTTACCTGAGGAAAACCGCGTGGTGACTGCGGCGGGCACAGAGCTGTCCTACGACTACCTCGTCGTAGCTCCAGGGATTCAACTCGACTGGGACAAGGTGAAGGGACTTAAAGAAAACCTCGGCAAAAATGGGGTGTGCAGCAACTACTCATATGAGTCGGCGAAAAGTACCTGGGAAAATATCCGCAACTTCAAGGGTGGGACAGCCATCTTCACTGCACCGAATACGCCCATCAAGTGCGGCGGTGCCCCCCAAAAAATCATGTATCTTGCGGAGGACTACTTTCGCAAAGCTGGAATTCGCAACGACTCGAAGGTCGTTTTTGGATCCGGTGGCACCATCATCTTCGGCGTCCAGAAGTATGCGAAGACACTCACGCGCATCGTTCAGGAACGGGATATCGAAACGAAGTTTTATCACAACCTGATTGAAATTGACGGTGAGAATAAGGAAGCGGTTTTTGAACACCTGCAAACCGGTGAAAGGGTTTCCATGAAGTACGAGATGATTCATGTCGTTCCGCCGATGAGCGCTCCGGACTTCATTAAAAACAGCCCGTTAGCTGCCGAGAGCGGGTGGATAGATGTGGACAAGTACACCTTGCAGCATAATCGCTTTCGAAATGTGTTTGGAATTGGCGATGCAACGAGCTTGCCGACATCAAAAACAGGCGCAGCGATTCGCAAGCAAGCTCCGGTGCTGGTGAAAAACTTGTTGGCAGAGATGAGGAACAGTCCGCTACCTGGTCGGTATGACGGCTACACGTCCTGTCCGCTGATTACTGGATACGGTCGTTTGGTGTTGGCGGAATTTGACTATGACAACAATCCTGCGGAAACCTTCCCATTCGACCAAGCACAAGAGCGCTACAGTATGTACCTGATGAAAAAGGACATGCTCCCAGTGATGTATTGGAACGGAATGCTCAAGGGCGTGATGTAAGCTCTGTAACCGGGGGCGGGGGACGGACTCGGAAAAGGATGGAGGTGTGGTGATGGAATCGAAGGACGAACGGATGACTGATAGCGTAGCATCGCTTGAAAACGCACTCGACTTTGCCCTTAGCCTGGCATCCGACAAACAATCACTCGACTATCTTTTGCGTGGATTAAAGCAAGACTTGCCGACGCTTGAGCTCAATTATGAAACGCTTAGTGCCGCCGCAACGCTGGTGAATAAGCTTCCGAAGCTTGTCCACTACATTGAGACTGTGGAACCTTACATTGACTTCGCCGCAAGCGTCTTGGCTGACGAAGCATCCCTTCGGTACCTTACAACAGAAATGGGCCGTTTGACGGAACCCATTCAGTCATCGCTCGAACAAGGAAAGTTGCTGCTCGACGAAGCGAAGAGCAGAGCAAAGAACGATGGAACGCAAGTCGGGGTGTTTACGTTTGTCAAGCTGCTTCGCTACCCTAGCGTGCAAGCAAGTCTCAAGGTGGCGAAATCCTTGCTAGACGTCATCGAAGACAAGAAACACGCTGCGAAAGAAACGACTGCCTGAGGAGAGAGTTGGGGCAAAGCAGCACAAGCGTGAACAAAGTGCAGGAACAAAGTGCAGGAACAGAGTGCAGGAACAGAGTGCAGGAACAGAGTGCAGGAACAGAGTGCAGGAACAGAGTGCAGGAACAGAGTGCAGGAACAAAGTGCGTGACCAGAGTTGCAAAAAAAGGCCCAATTGAATCCTTGAGGAGGATGATGAAAGGTGAAATCGATTAACGTACAAGAGTTGCATCGTCGCATGCAGGCTGGTGAGGGTGTGTTTCTTCTCGACGTTCGAGCTACAGGTGCTTATGACGACTGGCACATCGAACACAAGAACGTGGTATCCGCGAACATCCAGAATTCAAAGCTGTTGAAGTTTGGGCCGCAGGAGTTTAGCGAGATCCCCATAGATAAGGAAGTCATTACTGTCTGTGCAAAGGGTGCGGCGGCGATGGAGGCCGTCGAGATCCTCGAAGGGAAGGGTTATCAGGCAGCCTACCTGGATGGTGGTATGCAGGCATGGAGTGAGTTCTATTATCCAGTGACAGTCGCAACAACCGACGACTTGAAACTGTTGCAAGTGATTCGCCCAGCAAAAGGATGCTTGTCCTACCTCCTGATGTCAGGTGATGAGGCTGTTGTCGTAGATCCGGCGAGACACATCGACGTATATCTCGACCTCGCCAAGGAAAACGGGGTGCAAATTCGCCACATTCTCGATACACACCTGCACGCTGACCATATCACCGGCGGACACGACTTGGCAGCACAGACGGGCGCCACGTACTGGATTTCTGCGAGCGAGATGCAGGAAGCTAAGCGCAGCTACAGTGCGCTCACAGATGGGTTGAAGATTGCCTTTGGTGATTCCACTCTGGAAGTCATGGCTGTTCCAACTCCAGGGCACACACCAGGGAGCACATCATTTTTGGTCAACAACGCGTATTTGCTGTCAGGAGACACCGTGTTTGTGAATGGTCTTGGGCGGCCCGATCTCGGTGGCAAGGCGAAAGAGTGGGCTCACATGCTCTACGACACGGTCATCAGCAGACTGAATGCCCTGTCCGATGACATCATTGTGCTGCCCTCTCACTTCTCGGATTACCGTGAGGTGACGGAAGACGGCTACGTGGGGGCAGTGCTCGGAGCGCTGCGCAGTGACAACGCCCTGGTCACAGGCGGAGCAGATGAAGAGACGTTTACCGAAGCCGTTTCCGGGAATACAGGGGCGACCCCGCCGAACTATGAAACCATAGTCGCGATTAACAGAGGGGTGCAGGAGGTCAGTGACCAGGAGGCTTCGGATCTCGAAATTGGCCCGAACCGCTGCGCTGTGAAGCATCTGGCGTAACCAAGGCAGCGGGTGGTGTTGTATCCAGAGACGATGCTCGTTCTTGCGGATTGATTGAAGACCAGCCTCGAATCTTTTCGATTCGAGGCTCAGGTCGTTGGTGCTGCGCGCGATGGTGTCCGCGTAGCGCGCTGCGAACGCGTTATTTTCCGGGCTCGGGGTTCAGATAAGTGGAAATAACGCGCTGCGAGCGCGTTATCATCATACGTGGATGAGATAGCGCCGCCACAAGGCGCTATTCCTTGTGAGTTGACCGGGTTTTCGCGGTAACGCTTCGAGAACACGTTATTTTCCGGGCTGGGGCTTCAGATGAGTGGAAATAACGCGCTGCGAACGCGTTATTTCGCGGGCTCGGGGTTCAGATGAGGTCCTGGCTGGCCGCATATCGAATGAGATCGGCGCGTGACTGAGCATGAACGCGCTCGACGATATGCGCTCTGTGGGCTTCGACTGTCTTGATGCTAATGTGCAGCCTATCAGCAATTTCTTTGTTTGTGTATCCGCGCGCAATCAGAGTCAAAACCTCCGTCTCTCGCGGGGACAGCAGAGAACGCTGGTGTTTACGGTTCTGCAGTTGGTGCACCAGGCGCGTGCGGCTCTCCAGCGGAATACGAGCGGGTAAGTATGGCGTAGACGGCGAAGCCAAGGTGCTGCGAATCGCTTCAATAATTTCGTCGCTCGAGTCGTGCTTAAACAAGACACCGCTCGCCCCAGCATTCAGCATCCGTTCAATGTGCGGTTCGTCGTCGAACATGGTGAGCATCAGGACACGGGCCGTAGGCACCGATTCACGGATGCGTCTCGTTGCCACGATGCCGTCAATGCCTTTTGGCATGTGCACATCCATCAGCACAACGTCCGGTTGCAGACTGATGGCAAGTGGGACAGCTTCATCTCCGCTTTCAGCCTCACCGATGACCTTGAGGGTGCTGTCTTCCTCGAGCAGGCGCCGAATGCCTTGGCGTACGAGAGCGTGATCGTCAACGAGTAGAATCGTGGTTGCCGTCATTGAGTGCCTCCTTGCAGAAGAGTCCGTTGAAGTGGTCTGTGGCAAGCGACCGTTTGTCAGGGCCCCCATTTGATGGAACCGGTCCGCTCTAGACACGCTGGAACGGTATCCGGAGTTCAATCGTGGTGCCGTCTCCAGGCTTGCTGTCGATGTGAAACTCACTGGCAATCGCTCGCGCCCGCTCCTGCATGTTGCGCAGGCCATAGCCCGTTGATATCGTGTCGCCCTTCTCAAATCCGAGGCCGTTATCGCGAATGTGCAGTCGAATTGTATCTTTGTCGCGCATGAGTTCGATAAGAACAAAATTCGCACGTCCATGCAAAATGGCGTTGTGTGTAGCTTCTTGTACGATCCGGTAAATATGCACCCCCGTCTCCGGAGGCACCTTGGTGTCTGTCGGCATATTCGTCACATACTCGACGGTCCGCAGGGAGGTGGTGAGGGTTTCGGCGAGAGTCTGCAGCGCAGCTACAAGTCCAAGACTGTACAAGACCGCAGGGTAGAGTGTGCGTGACAACGAGCGAATTTCTTCAATGCTTGTCCGCATTTGGTCTTTAAGCTCAACAATGTGATGCGACAAATCTGGTTCGCTCACGCGTTTTGCCAGGTGATCTAGCCCCAGGTTGACCGCATAAAGACTTTGTGAGACACCATCGTGAAGTTCTTGCGACAAGCGTTTTCTTTCGTCTTCCTGCACTTCCCACGTGTGATGTGTCAAACGCCGCGTCAAACGCAGTTCTTCCTCTTGGCGTTCCCTCGTCACGTCTCGAATTGTAATGACCATGTCACGTCTCTTGGGGTCATTTCTTGGCACTAGAAAAGTGCGGCTCATGCCGACGTTCACCCAGCCGCCTACGCGGGTCGGCAGTTGGGACTCGAAGTAGCTTCGGTGACGGTCCTGAGCGAGGAGACAGCGCTGTTCTCCCGGTCTGATGTCCCGTTCCTGGCAGTACCGGCAATAGGGTACGGTGTCATTGAGATCCCATCCCGTCATCCGGATGGCGGCAGGGTTTGTGTATACAATAGAGCGATTCGGGTTCATCACAATAATGCCGTCGCTCAGTAATGTGAACAATTCACGAAATCTTGCGTATTCCAGTGTTCGAACGACGCGGGATTCACGGACAAGCAGAGCAAATCCGAGAATGGCGCCGATGAACATCAGGCTCATGACAACGCCAAGGCCCGCGTTTCGAAAACGCAGATCAAATACGAGCAGAACCCCAGTCCCCACAAGCATGACCCAGGTGATTGCAACAAGTCCGCTGACCCGTGAAGAGCGTTCCACTCGCGTTGTGCCTCCTTCGCCAAATCGTTCTCAAGTAACAGGATACAATGCTTTGACCCGATTCATAAATTCCGACCCCCTCGGGATTTACCCTAATCGGGGTTTACCCGATGTGAGGTCGGCGTCGGCAGGCGTACCATCACAGGCGTAGCAGAGCGGGTCACACCGAGGTATCAACATTTCTCCATGGTTATTTTAACCGCCTGTGAGCGGGCCAATCATTGCAGTTGTTTGAAGGTTTTGCGGCGTCTAGCCAGTGCCGTGAAACATCTGTAGAGAGGGTGAAACAAGATGTCGCATCTGATGATGGCACGAGCCTTGTTCGGCATTACGCTTGGATATCACATTGGCTATGCCACGATTTCGGTAGGTGCGCCGATGTTGATTGTCATTGCCGAAATCCTGGCTGCAAAAACTGGGCAGGAAATGTACCGGTTGTTTGCCAAACGCGTGACGATGGTTCTTGTCCTGTTGGTCGGGGTGGGATTGGTCACAGGCACGACGGTGGCCGTCATGCTGTCTGTACTCTGGCCGGGATTTATGAAGACGGTCGGGGAAGTCATTAACTTACCGTTTCAAATTGAGGTTTTTGCATTTATGCTCGAGTCTCTGTTCCTGGCAATTTACCTGTACGGGGGAGACCGCCTGTCGGTGCGCGCCAGAATCGTAAGCGCGGGATTCGTTTCGCTTGGCAGCGGTCTGTCGGCGCTGTTAATTACGGACGTGAACGCATTCATGAACACGCCGGTCGGGTTTCAGTGGACAAATGGTCATGTGACGAATGCCAACCCGTGGCGCGCAATGCTCAGCCCGGCCATGCCTACCGAACTCATGCACGTTTTAGTTTCAGCCTACATGACCGTCGGATTCGTATTTGCTGCGATGGCTGCGAAAGGGCTTCTGAACAAGAAAAGTACCCCTTGGCAACGCGCTTATCATGCGAAGGTACTGCGCTTCACCATGGCTCTCGGCGGTGTGATGGCGGTGGCAACTGCTGTGGTTGGAGACGCTTCCGGCAAGTTCCTTGCGCATTACCAACCGGAGAAGTTGGCTGCAGCAGAGGGTCTGTTTCAAACCACAAAGAACGCACCGCTCGTCGTCGGCGGTGTGACCGATGCGCGGACACACCAAGTCATCGGTGGTATCCCGATACCGGATATGCTCAGCTTTCTCGCCACCGGAAACTTCTCTGGGCAGGTTACAGGACTCGACGCTTTCCCACAGTCCACTTGGCCGCCGCTATTTGTGCATGTGTTGTTTGATGTCATGGTCGCCATCGGATCCGCTGGCATCGGCGTTGGCTTGATATACGCACTCTACTTGTGGCGCACAAAACAGACCCCGCGCTGGCTTTTGTGGGTGATTGTTGCGACGGGGCTGTTGTCGATGGCAGGAATCGAAGATGGTTGGACGTTTGCGGAGATTGCCAGGCAGCCTTGGATGATTTACGGATACCTTCGGGTTTCACAGGCGGTGACCGCAGCGAACGGAATTGGCTGGATGTTCGCAGGTTTCTTGTCCCTGTACACCGTGTTGCTGGCGGGCACCATTTGGGCACTTCGCATCTACTTCCGCAAGAACCCGCTGCCAACCGATGGTGCACAAAGTGACGAACCACGCGTGGCGGCGAAGAGAAGGGGTGTCTCCGCATGACACTTATCGATTTCGGCGCGGCAGTCATCTGGCTGTTCGTCCTTGTCTATGGAATTCTCGGCGCCATTGACTTCGGCTCAAGTTACTGGCGTTGGTTCTTTAATCGTCGCGGTGATTGGAATGCGGAAGCAGTTGCAAGGAACTATGTCAGTCCTACATGGGAGCTGATTAATGCCTTTTTGGTACTGATTCCGGTAACACTCGTCGGGTTGTTCCCAGGGGCTGTGTTCACCTACGGGACGGTGCTGCTCGTTCCAGCGACGCTGCTCCTTGCGTTGCTGGCGCTCAGGGGGGCGTATTGGCAATTTGGCTACGCCTCGCCGCATCGCCAGAATCAGACGGTTTTGGTGGTCGGTATCACAGGACTCATCCTGCCAGGCGTTCTGACGAGTCTTTTACCTTTGTCGCAAGGCGGTTTTGTTGAGGCTGTACA
The Alicyclobacillus curvatus genome window above contains:
- a CDS encoding sulfite exporter TauE/SafE family protein → MTELQVALATLSGGAVGFALGLLGGGGSILAVPLLLYVVGIHDVHVVIGSTAMAVAVNAYFNLIPHAKSGHVRWKPAIWFAVFGVMGTTLGSLVGKLVPSRDILFLFAILMLVMAYKMARKRAPESHHDNASAESGHVPSLRFVRLIVSALTVGVLSGFFGIGGGFLIVPALMYAADLSMIEAVGTSLFSVGSFGLTTAVSYGVSGLVHWGIVVPFILGGAVGGILGTMTAARFGKQKRTLNNVFSGVIAVVAVYMFVMSIQALYTHIA
- a CDS encoding NAD(P)/FAD-dependent oxidoreductase, whose product is MSSKSHYTVIIVGGGTGGITTAARLLRESGGLYNEIAIIDPSDKHYYQPLWTLVGGGEVEAKVTERDEASVIPDGANWIQDAVVAFLPEENRVVTAAGTELSYDYLVVAPGIQLDWDKVKGLKENLGKNGVCSNYSYESAKSTWENIRNFKGGTAIFTAPNTPIKCGGAPQKIMYLAEDYFRKAGIRNDSKVVFGSGGTIIFGVQKYAKTLTRIVQERDIETKFYHNLIEIDGENKEAVFEHLQTGERVSMKYEMIHVVPPMSAPDFIKNSPLAAESGWIDVDKYTLQHNRFRNVFGIGDATSLPTSKTGAAIRKQAPVLVKNLLAEMRNSPLPGRYDGYTSCPLITGYGRLVLAEFDYDNNPAETFPFDQAQERYSMYLMKKDMLPVMYWNGMLKGVM
- a CDS encoding MBL fold metallo-hydrolase — encoded protein: MQAGEGVFLLDVRATGAYDDWHIEHKNVVSANIQNSKLLKFGPQEFSEIPIDKEVITVCAKGAAAMEAVEILEGKGYQAAYLDGGMQAWSEFYYPVTVATTDDLKLLQVIRPAKGCLSYLLMSGDEAVVVDPARHIDVYLDLAKENGVQIRHILDTHLHADHITGGHDLAAQTGATYWISASEMQEAKRSYSALTDGLKIAFGDSTLEVMAVPTPGHTPGSTSFLVNNAYLLSGDTVFVNGLGRPDLGGKAKEWAHMLYDTVISRLNALSDDIIVLPSHFSDYREVTEDGYVGAVLGALRSDNALVTGGADEETFTEAVSGNTGATPPNYETIVAINRGVQEVSDQEASDLEIGPNRCAVKHLA
- a CDS encoding response regulator transcription factor, with the translated sequence MTATTILLVDDHALVRQGIRRLLEEDSTLKVIGEAESGDEAVPLAISLQPDVVLMDVHMPKGIDGIVATRRIRESVPTARVLMLTMFDDEPHIERMLNAGASGVLFKHDSSDEIIEAIRSTLASPSTPYLPARIPLESRTRLVHQLQNRKHQRSLLSPRETEVLTLIARGYTNKEIADRLHISIKTVEAHRAHIVERVHAQSRADLIRYAASQDLI
- a CDS encoding PAS domain S-box protein; this encodes MFIGAILGFALLVRESRVVRTLEYARFRELFTLLSDGIIVMNPNRSIVYTNPAAIRMTGWDLNDTVPYCRYCQERDIRPGEQRCLLAQDRHRSYFESQLPTRVGGWVNVGMSRTFLVPRNDPKRRDMVITIRDVTRERQEEELRLTRRLTHHTWEVQEDERKRLSQELHDGVSQSLYAVNLGLDHLAKRVSEPDLSHHIVELKDQMRTSIEEIRSLSRTLYPAVLYSLGLVAALQTLAETLTTSLRTVEYVTNMPTDTKVPPETGVHIYRIVQEATHNAILHGRANFVLIELMRDKDTIRLHIRDNGLGFEKGDTISTGYGLRNMQERARAIASEFHIDSKPGDGTTIELRIPFQRV
- a CDS encoding cytochrome ubiquinol oxidase subunit I translates to MSHLMMARALFGITLGYHIGYATISVGAPMLIVIAEILAAKTGQEMYRLFAKRVTMVLVLLVGVGLVTGTTVAVMLSVLWPGFMKTVGEVINLPFQIEVFAFMLESLFLAIYLYGGDRLSVRARIVSAGFVSLGSGLSALLITDVNAFMNTPVGFQWTNGHVTNANPWRAMLSPAMPTELMHVLVSAYMTVGFVFAAMAAKGLLNKKSTPWQRAYHAKVLRFTMALGGVMAVATAVVGDASGKFLAHYQPEKLAAAEGLFQTTKNAPLVVGGVTDARTHQVIGGIPIPDMLSFLATGNFSGQVTGLDAFPQSTWPPLFVHVLFDVMVAIGSAGIGVGLIYALYLWRTKQTPRWLLWVIVATGLLSMAGIEDGWTFAEIARQPWMIYGYLRVSQAVTAANGIGWMFAGFLSLYTVLLAGTIWALRIYFRKNPLPTDGAQSDEPRVAAKRRGVSA